A single Flavobacterium sp. 1 DNA region contains:
- a CDS encoding intradiol ring-cleavage dioxygenase: MERKDFLRGLGLVGLGAFTIPVIKGCSNDDSSTPSSSDTAQATDTGGTSSSGTCSVTASETAGPFPTKTPGSLVTSNIASDRTGIPFTINITIKNTNASCAALAGAIVDIWHCDKDGYYSEYGGTSMQSADFTSVHFLRGRQTTDANGLVHFTSIFPGWYSGRATHIHVHIYNSSGTSLLVTQIAFPEGSGSAVALVNASSANGYTKGLSGYTYNASDNVFSDSTANEMSTVTGSVADGFALTHTINVAG, from the coding sequence ATGGAAAGAAAAGATTTTTTAAGAGGATTAGGATTGGTAGGATTAGGAGCGTTCACTATTCCTGTAATTAAAGGCTGCAGCAATGATGACAGCAGTACTCCTTCTTCGTCTGATACAGCTCAAGCAACTGATACAGGAGGAACCTCTTCTAGTGGCACGTGTTCGGTTACTGCATCAGAAACCGCAGGTCCATTCCCGACAAAAACGCCTGGTTCATTGGTTACATCCAACATTGCGAGTGACCGAACAGGCATACCATTTACTATTAATATCACCATAAAAAACACCAATGCGAGCTGTGCAGCATTGGCTGGAGCAATTGTGGATATTTGGCATTGTGACAAAGATGGCTATTATTCTGAGTACGGCGGGACTTCAATGCAAAGCGCAGATTTTACTTCAGTACATTTTTTGAGAGGAAGACAGACCACCGATGCTAATGGATTGGTGCATTTTACATCTATTTTTCCAGGATGGTACAGCGGTAGGGCGACACACATACATGTTCACATATACAATTCATCGGGAACATCGTTGTTGGTGACCCAAATTGCATTCCCTGAAGGTTCTGGAAGTGCTGTGGCTCTGGTAAATGCTTCAAGTGCCAATGGGTATACTAAAGGACTTTCCGGATATACCTATAATGCATCAGATAATGTGTTTTCGGATTCTACAGCTAATGAAATGTCAACAGTTACAGGAAGTGTTGCAGACGGTTTTGCTTTGACACACACGATAAACGTAGCCGGATAG
- a CDS encoding M4 family metallopeptidase: protein MKKKLPKLIALTVVTSMISFSSFAQKTEKGISQKNLSENGSPSLITFNEKSDYKRSDFQKALKEQLSLDENQTFSNIKTESDKDGFTHEKFQLYHQGIKVEFATYSLHSKNGKLASMSGEYYAINKVNIKPTLSAEAAFEKALNQIGAKNYLWENEADAVVMNYSKPKGELVLLPSMEEQGLKRKKDNVRLAYKFDIYATNPISRGDIYIDAETGQTLFYNATIKHLGEFSHGGKTASSEKKATNLDEVNLAIVAANAATRYSGTQTLQTTLSGSSYILSDGTRGNGIQTYNSARTATYPTTNFTDADNNWTAAEFNNTNKDNGALDAHWGAEMTYDYWSAVHGRNSYDNAGAKIKSYVHYNLIAAGYSDNNNAFWNGSVMTYGDGSGTGGFDILTAMDVAGHEIGHAVCTYTANLAYQKESGAMNEAFSDIWGACIEYRAAPAKSTWLIGEDIERRTGHLSLRSMSNPKTEGQPDTYGGTNWYNVSCTPSNSNDQCGVHRNSGVLNHWFYILSVGKSGTNDIGSAYNVTGITIDKAAKIAYRLESVYLSANSTYANARTYGIQSATDLYGAGSAEVIATTNAFYAVGIGAAYSGSSDTTAPTAPASLAAAGTTSTTTNLTWVASTDNVAVTGYNVYNGTTLVTTVTGLAYTVTGLTASTAYTFTVKAKDAAGNLSTASNAVNVTTTASTITYCTSKGNSVAYEYIDYVAIGGIANTTGANAGYGNFTNLTGNLPYGSNTIILSAAFASTAYTEYWRVWIDFNQNGTFETSEQMVAGSSSLSTNLSYTFTVPTTALAGTTRMRVSMKYNAAQTACESFSYGEVEDYTVNIGAAAITGFNNTIASELGNENNLFDYTIYPNPTNSFVNISMADNRKVSYRIINYLGQQVDAGKLSENAINVNKLSTGTYIIEINDGQKTMTKKLIKK, encoded by the coding sequence ATGAAAAAAAAATTACCAAAACTCATTGCATTAACTGTTGTTACATCAATGATTTCTTTTTCATCATTTGCACAAAAAACCGAAAAAGGCATCAGTCAGAAAAACTTGTCCGAGAATGGCTCTCCAAGTTTAATTACTTTTAATGAAAAGTCTGATTATAAAAGATCTGATTTTCAAAAAGCACTTAAAGAACAACTAAGTTTAGATGAAAATCAAACATTCTCTAACATCAAAACAGAATCGGATAAAGATGGTTTTACACATGAAAAATTTCAATTGTATCACCAAGGAATTAAAGTAGAATTTGCTACATACAGTCTTCATTCCAAAAATGGAAAATTAGCGTCTATGAGTGGTGAATATTATGCTATCAACAAAGTGAATATCAAACCAACTCTTTCTGCCGAAGCTGCATTTGAAAAGGCCTTAAATCAAATTGGAGCTAAAAACTATTTATGGGAGAATGAAGCGGATGCAGTTGTAATGAATTATTCCAAACCAAAGGGCGAGCTTGTTTTGTTGCCATCAATGGAAGAACAAGGTCTTAAACGAAAAAAAGACAATGTTCGTTTGGCTTATAAATTTGATATATATGCCACAAATCCAATAAGTCGCGGCGATATTTATATTGATGCCGAAACTGGACAAACTTTATTTTATAATGCTACTATTAAGCATTTAGGAGAATTTAGTCATGGTGGGAAAACTGCTTCTTCAGAAAAAAAAGCAACTAACTTAGATGAAGTAAATTTAGCCATTGTAGCTGCAAATGCTGCAACTCGATATAGCGGAACACAGACATTACAAACAACTTTAAGTGGTTCGTCTTATATTTTATCGGATGGAACTAGAGGAAATGGAATTCAAACGTATAATTCTGCAAGAACTGCAACCTATCCAACAACAAATTTTACTGATGCCGATAATAACTGGACAGCAGCAGAGTTCAATAATACCAACAAAGACAATGGAGCCTTAGATGCTCATTGGGGAGCAGAAATGACATACGATTATTGGTCAGCAGTTCATGGAAGAAACAGTTATGACAATGCAGGTGCAAAAATAAAAAGCTATGTACATTATAATTTAATAGCTGCTGGTTACTCTGACAACAACAATGCTTTTTGGAATGGAAGTGTTATGACTTACGGAGATGGAAGTGGAACTGGTGGATTTGATATTTTGACCGCAATGGATGTTGCTGGACACGAAATTGGACATGCAGTTTGCACCTATACAGCAAATCTTGCCTATCAAAAAGAATCTGGAGCCATGAACGAAGCTTTCTCCGATATTTGGGGAGCTTGTATTGAATACAGAGCTGCACCTGCAAAATCAACATGGCTTATAGGTGAAGATATTGAAAGAAGAACAGGACATTTGTCTTTGCGATCCATGAGTAATCCGAAAACAGAAGGACAGCCTGATACTTATGGCGGAACAAATTGGTACAATGTAAGTTGCACCCCATCCAATTCAAATGATCAATGTGGTGTTCATAGAAATTCAGGAGTTTTAAACCATTGGTTTTACATTTTATCAGTTGGTAAATCAGGTACAAATGACATTGGAAGCGCCTATAATGTAACGGGAATTACAATTGACAAAGCTGCCAAAATAGCCTATCGTTTAGAAAGTGTGTATTTGTCAGCAAATTCAACGTATGCCAATGCCAGAACTTATGGAATTCAATCTGCAACTGATCTTTATGGAGCAGGTTCAGCAGAAGTAATTGCAACCACAAATGCTTTTTATGCAGTGGGTATTGGAGCAGCTTATTCTGGTTCTTCTGATACAACAGCACCAACAGCACCTGCAAGTTTAGCTGCTGCTGGAACAACATCGACAACTACAAATTTGACTTGGGTAGCTTCGACTGATAATGTAGCGGTAACTGGATATAATGTTTACAACGGAACTACATTAGTAACAACTGTTACAGGATTAGCTTACACTGTAACCGGTTTAACAGCAAGTACTGCCTATACTTTTACAGTGAAAGCCAAAGATGCTGCAGGAAACCTTTCAACAGCAAGCAATGCGGTTAATGTAACTACAACTGCATCAACAATTACGTATTGTACTTCTAAAGGAAACAGTGTTGCTTATGAATATATTGATTATGTAGCAATTGGCGGCATTGCAAATACTACTGGTGCAAATGCAGGTTATGGAAACTTCACCAACTTAACCGGAAACTTGCCTTACGGTTCAAATACAATAATTTTGAGTGCTGCTTTTGCGAGTACAGCATACACTGAATATTGGAGAGTTTGGATCGATTTTAATCAAAATGGAACTTTCGAAACTTCAGAGCAAATGGTAGCAGGATCATCTTCTCTTAGCACAAATCTGTCCTATACTTTTACAGTACCAACAACTGCCTTGGCTGGAACTACCAGAATGAGAGTTTCTATGAAATATAATGCCGCCCAAACCGCTTGTGAATCTTTCTCTTATGGAGAAGTTGAAGATTATACCGTAAACATTGGTGCAGCTGCAATAACAGGATTTAATAATACAATTGCAAGTGAATTGGGTAATGAGAATAATTTATTTGATTATACAATTTATCCAAACCCAACTAACAGTTTCGTAAACATTAGCATGGCTGACAATAGAAAAGTTTCATACCGAATTATCAACTATTTAGGACAACAAGTAGATGCAGGAAAACTTTCTGAAAACGCAATCAACGTTAATAAATTAAGTACTGGTACTTATATTATTGAAATAAATGATGGTCAAAAAACAATGACTAAAAAATTGATTAAGAAATAA
- a CDS encoding DUF4256 domain-containing protein, translating into METKKELSQEKSTALLQILKTRFEKNIDRHKDLKWENIQPKLEANSEKLWTLSEMEATGGEPDVVGYDNNTEEYIFYDCSVESPAGRRSYCYDREALDKRKENKPKNSVLDVASAMGIELLSEDQYRDLQKLGKFDNKTSSWIVTPTAIRKLGGAIFADFRYGTVFVYHNGADSYYAARGFRGSLRV; encoded by the coding sequence ATGGAAACTAAAAAAGAACTGTCACAGGAAAAAAGCACGGCATTGCTTCAGATATTAAAAACCCGTTTTGAAAAAAACATTGACCGCCATAAAGATCTTAAATGGGAAAACATACAGCCAAAACTAGAAGCCAATTCCGAAAAACTATGGACGCTTAGTGAGATGGAAGCAACTGGCGGCGAACCAGACGTTGTTGGATATGACAACAATACTGAGGAATATATTTTCTATGACTGTTCTGTAGAAAGTCCTGCTGGCAGAAGAAGTTATTGTTATGACCGTGAAGCTCTTGATAAAAGAAAAGAAAACAAACCCAAAAATAGCGTTTTAGACGTTGCTTCAGCAATGGGCATTGAACTTTTATCCGAAGATCAATATCGGGATTTACAGAAATTAGGAAAGTTTGACAATAAAACCTCCAGCTGGATTGTAACACCAACGGCTATTAGAAAACTTGGCGGTGCCATCTTCGCCGATTTTCGATACGGAACTGTTTTCGTATATCACAATGGCGCAGACTCCTACTACGCGGCAAGAGGATTTAGAGGTTCACTAAGAGTTTAA
- a CDS encoding fumarate hydratase gives MDFIYQDPYPILKDDTQYRKITSDFVKTEQLGEREILTVDPKGLELLAQEALKDVSFMLRTSHLEKLRAILDDPEATDNDRFVAYNLLQNAVVAIDGELPSCQDTGTAIVMAKKGENVYTGADDAEWLSKGIFNTYQERNLRYSQIVPISMFEEKNSGSNLPAQIDIYAKKGASYEFLFLAKGGGSANKTYLYQQTKSLLNEKSLDAFIRAKIMDLGTSACPPYHLALVIGGTSAEANLATVKKASAGYLDHLPTTGNMAGQAFRDLEWEKRVQLICQQSAIGAQFGGKYFTHDVRVIRLPRHAASCPVGLGVSCSADRNIKGKITKDGIFVEQLEVNPKRLLPETAPHLEPAVEIDLNQPMADILKKLSQYPIKTRLKLNGTLIVARDIAHAKIKELLDAGKPMPEYFKNHPIYYAGPAKTPEGMASGSFGPTTAGRMDVYVEEFQKNGGSMVMLAKGNRTKDVMNACKTYGGFYLGSIGGPAAILAKENILSVEVVDFEELGMEAVRKITIKDFPAFIITDDKGNDFFSNL, from the coding sequence ATGGACTTTATATACCAGGATCCTTATCCTATTTTAAAAGACGATACACAATACCGTAAAATCACTTCTGATTTTGTAAAAACAGAACAATTAGGAGAACGAGAAATTCTTACTGTTGATCCAAAAGGATTAGAATTATTGGCTCAGGAAGCATTGAAAGATGTTTCGTTTATGCTGCGTACTTCACATTTGGAAAAATTAAGAGCGATTCTTGATGATCCTGAAGCGACAGACAACGACCGATTTGTGGCTTATAATTTATTACAGAATGCAGTTGTAGCTATCGATGGGGAACTGCCTTCTTGCCAAGACACAGGAACTGCGATTGTAATGGCCAAAAAAGGCGAAAATGTATATACAGGAGCTGATGATGCCGAATGGCTTTCAAAAGGGATTTTCAATACGTACCAAGAGCGCAATCTTCGTTATTCGCAAATTGTGCCAATCAGTATGTTTGAAGAAAAAAATTCAGGTTCTAATCTTCCGGCGCAGATTGATATTTATGCTAAAAAAGGAGCTTCTTACGAGTTTTTGTTTTTAGCAAAAGGTGGCGGTTCTGCGAATAAAACCTATTTATACCAACAGACAAAATCACTGCTGAATGAAAAATCATTGGATGCTTTCATTCGTGCCAAAATAATGGATTTGGGAACTTCAGCCTGTCCGCCGTATCACTTGGCTTTAGTGATTGGAGGAACCTCAGCGGAAGCGAATTTAGCAACTGTAAAAAAAGCATCCGCAGGTTATTTAGACCATTTGCCAACAACTGGAAACATGGCAGGTCAGGCATTTCGTGACTTAGAATGGGAAAAAAGAGTACAGTTAATCTGCCAGCAAAGTGCAATTGGAGCACAATTTGGCGGAAAATATTTTACGCATGATGTTCGTGTAATCCGTTTGCCTCGCCACGCAGCTTCTTGTCCGGTTGGATTGGGAGTTTCCTGTTCGGCTGATAGAAATATCAAAGGCAAAATTACCAAAGATGGTATTTTTGTAGAACAATTGGAAGTAAATCCAAAACGTTTACTGCCTGAAACTGCTCCACATTTGGAACCAGCTGTCGAAATTGATTTGAATCAGCCAATGGCAGATATACTTAAAAAATTATCTCAATATCCTATCAAAACACGTTTGAAATTAAACGGAACTTTGATTGTAGCCCGTGATATCGCTCACGCTAAAATCAAAGAATTACTGGATGCCGGCAAACCAATGCCGGAATACTTTAAAAACCATCCAATCTATTACGCAGGTCCGGCTAAAACACCAGAAGGAATGGCTTCGGGAAGTTTTGGACCAACAACTGCAGGAAGAATGGACGTTTACGTAGAGGAATTCCAAAAGAATGGCGGAAGCATGGTAATGCTTGCCAAAGGAAACAGAACCAAAGACGTGATGAATGCTTGTAAAACTTACGGCGGATTCTATTTGGGTTCTATCGGTGGTCCCGCAGCAATCTTAGCTAAAGAGAATATTCTTTCGGTTGAGGTAGTTGATTTTGAAGAATTAGGCATGGAAGCCGTTCGTAAAATCACCATTAAAGATTTCCCCGCTTTTATTATCACTGATGATAAAGGGAATGATTTCTTTTCGAATTTGTAG
- a CDS encoding S41 family peptidase, which produces MRTFFQKKVIIPVVASAFLFVGVSFKDDYFEIAKQLEIFTTLFKELNKNYVDETTPAELMNNAVKGMLSSLDPYTVYFNEQEVLKFKINNTGEYTGIGALITRKDDKLILKEPYKNFPADKAGLKAGDEIIQIGDTPLSDFKDDASQLLKGSKNTKIDIKYIRQGKPYSTVIVLDEVEIKSVPYFAKIDDKTGYIVLAHFNRKASNETKEALEQLKRQGAERIVLDLRGNPGGLLNEAVNICNLFVPRNEIIVTTKSKIEKHNNTYKTSQEPVDTTIPLVILVNGRSASASEIVSGALQDLDRAVVLGSRSFGKGLVQRPVELTYGTQLKVTISRYYTPSGRCIQALDYAHKDKNGVATRTDAKNYNAFKTKKGRTVYDGGGILPDIEMEETKTSPIANALLKNDGIFNYATNYYYKNPNLGTKIPVITDADYADFKQFLKAQKLTFDTETEIALKNTLATAKTEKLDEAIAPEYQQLLAALQKSENALLDKNQKEIKGLLLDEIIKRYQYQEGLYDYYIKNNPEIKKAVSILNTTAEYNSILKI; this is translated from the coding sequence ATGCGTACCTTTTTCCAAAAAAAAGTCATTATTCCAGTTGTTGCTTCTGCATTTTTGTTTGTGGGAGTAAGTTTCAAAGACGACTATTTTGAGATTGCCAAACAATTGGAAATTTTCACGACTCTGTTCAAAGAACTGAATAAAAATTATGTCGATGAGACTACTCCCGCCGAGCTGATGAACAATGCTGTCAAAGGAATGCTGAGTTCTCTTGACCCTTATACCGTTTATTTTAACGAACAGGAAGTACTCAAATTTAAAATCAATAATACTGGTGAATACACAGGAATTGGAGCATTAATCACCCGAAAAGACGATAAATTAATTCTGAAAGAACCGTATAAAAATTTCCCTGCAGATAAAGCAGGACTCAAAGCTGGTGACGAAATCATTCAAATTGGCGATACTCCTTTGTCTGACTTTAAAGATGATGCTTCTCAACTTTTAAAAGGTTCTAAAAACACCAAAATTGATATCAAATACATTCGCCAAGGCAAACCTTATTCGACTGTAATTGTACTGGATGAAGTCGAAATCAAATCGGTTCCTTATTTTGCCAAGATTGATGATAAAACGGGTTATATCGTGCTGGCTCACTTCAACAGAAAAGCTTCTAACGAAACTAAAGAAGCATTAGAACAGCTAAAAAGGCAGGGGGCCGAAAGAATCGTTTTGGATTTAAGAGGAAATCCAGGCGGATTATTGAACGAAGCGGTAAACATCTGCAATCTTTTTGTGCCAAGAAACGAAATTATAGTGACTACCAAATCCAAAATCGAAAAACACAACAACACCTATAAAACTTCACAAGAACCAGTAGATACAACCATTCCTTTAGTGATTTTAGTTAATGGCCGAAGTGCTTCTGCCTCCGAAATTGTTTCGGGAGCGTTACAGGATTTGGATCGCGCTGTCGTTTTAGGAAGCCGCAGTTTTGGAAAAGGATTGGTGCAAAGACCAGTTGAGCTAACGTATGGAACTCAGCTCAAAGTAACTATTTCCCGCTATTATACCCCTTCGGGCAGATGTATTCAAGCGCTGGATTATGCTCATAAAGACAAAAACGGTGTGGCAACCCGAACCGATGCCAAAAACTACAATGCCTTTAAAACCAAAAAAGGAAGAACTGTTTATGATGGTGGCGGGATTTTGCCGGACATCGAAATGGAAGAAACTAAGACAAGTCCTATTGCAAATGCTTTATTGAAAAACGACGGTATTTTTAATTATGCGACTAACTATTATTATAAAAATCCAAATTTAGGAACTAAAATCCCTGTAATTACAGATGCTGATTATGCTGATTTTAAACAATTTCTAAAAGCTCAAAAATTAACTTTTGATACAGAAACCGAAATAGCATTGAAAAACACTCTGGCTACAGCCAAAACTGAAAAACTGGATGAGGCTATTGCTCCTGAATACCAACAGCTTCTTGCTGCTCTTCAAAAATCGGAGAATGCATTACTGGATAAAAACCAAAAGGAAATAAAAGGATTATTGCTGGATGAGATCATCAAACGCTATCAATATCAGGAAGGTCTTTATGATTATTACATCAAAAACAATCCTGAAATCAAAAAAGCGGTTAGTATTTTGAATACAACTGCTGAGTATAATTCAATTTTAAAAATTTAA
- a CDS encoding pirin has translation MIKQIPAQIYKSDLRGISELDGFLNLATFNFESYQDASRKPFGTLKVLNEVKIAPLCKTFTYIDANTEIMLLPLFGGIEYKDILGNIDFIRIEQIKHISAQKGTSFEISNPYDLENVSYLEIRFSAKTANFNPTYNRFDFGFSERNKMDLLFEFSSTVGFIGIYDGRKEGFYVLKNNLNGVFIFVINGAFEVENRLLQEKDGLSLRKIETVEWEALSENAILLLFEVPTENL, from the coding sequence ATGATCAAACAGATACCTGCCCAAATTTATAAATCCGATTTGCGTGGAATTTCTGAATTGGATGGTTTTCTAAATTTAGCAACTTTCAATTTTGAAAGCTATCAAGATGCATCCAGAAAACCATTTGGCACTTTGAAGGTTTTAAATGAAGTCAAAATAGCTCCTTTGTGTAAAACATTTACATACATTGATGCTAATACCGAAATAATGCTCTTACCGCTTTTTGGCGGAATCGAATACAAAGACATTTTAGGCAATATTGATTTCATTAGAATCGAACAAATCAAGCATATTTCAGCTCAAAAAGGGACATCATTTGAAATTTCCAATCCTTATGATTTAGAAAATGTAAGTTATTTAGAGATTCGATTTTCGGCAAAAACGGCCAATTTTAATCCAACTTACAATCGATTTGATTTTGGTTTTTCTGAAAGGAATAAAATGGATTTGCTTTTTGAATTTTCTAGCACTGTGGGTTTCATCGGTATTTATGATGGAAGAAAAGAAGGGTTTTATGTTTTGAAAAATAATTTGAACGGAGTATTTATATTTGTAATCAACGGCGCATTTGAAGTAGAAAACAGATTATTGCAGGAAAAAGACGGCTTGAGCCTAAGAAAAATAGAAACTGTAGAATGGGAAGCGCTCTCAGAAAATGCCATTTTGTTACTGTTTGAAGTTCCAACAGAAAATTTATAA
- a CDS encoding LytTR family DNA-binding domain-containing protein — MIKAIALDDEPPALDVLQSFCNKIDVINLEKTFTKSEDALKYLKKYPVDLLFLDINMPAISGIDFYKKLPHKTMVIFTTAYSEYAVEGFTLSATDYLLKPISFARFEQAVEKAYSQWKAQNQKPEQQYLFIRADYSLIKILLSDILFIEGLDDYLKIHIQHQKAIVARMTMKALLQKLPETEFIRVHRSFIVSISKIEKVRNKIIYIGDEEIPVSASYETTFFALLNKQ; from the coding sequence ATGATAAAAGCAATTGCCCTTGATGATGAACCGCCAGCGCTTGACGTTTTGCAAAGTTTTTGTAATAAAATTGACGTCATCAATTTAGAAAAAACATTTACAAAATCGGAAGATGCACTCAAATATTTAAAAAAATATCCTGTCGATTTATTGTTTTTAGACATTAATATGCCAGCTATTTCGGGTATTGATTTTTACAAAAAATTACCTCACAAAACCATGGTGATATTCACAACGGCCTATTCTGAATATGCTGTAGAAGGATTTACATTGAGTGCCACCGATTATCTTTTGAAACCTATTTCGTTTGCACGGTTTGAACAGGCAGTCGAAAAAGCCTATTCGCAATGGAAAGCGCAAAATCAAAAACCAGAACAGCAATACCTTTTTATCCGTGCCGATTACAGCCTGATAAAAATTCTGCTCTCGGACATATTATTCATTGAAGGACTTGATGATTATCTTAAAATCCACATTCAGCATCAAAAAGCAATTGTGGCCAGAATGACTATGAAAGCCTTATTACAAAAACTTCCAGAGACTGAATTCATAAGAGTGCATCGCTCTTTTATTGTTTCTATTTCCAAAATAGAAAAAGTGCGGAACAAAATAATCTACATCGGCGATGAAGAAATTCCGGTAAGTGCGAGTTATGAAACCACATTTTTTGCTTTGCTCAATAAACAATAA
- the rnpA gene encoding ribonuclease P protein component codes for MNFTYPKNEKLKSKITIGLLFTEGKSVSKYPLRLVYNAGAFGESEKIKIGVSVSKKYFKKAVDRNYFKRVLRETYRLNKHLLLDNLDQPYSFMFFYQSKDRLTFEEINTKTVQLFEKFVQQIKKEE; via the coding sequence ATGAACTTCACTTATCCCAAAAACGAAAAACTCAAAAGCAAAATAACCATTGGATTATTGTTTACAGAAGGAAAATCAGTTTCAAAATATCCTTTGAGGCTGGTTTATAATGCGGGAGCTTTTGGCGAAAGCGAAAAAATAAAAATAGGCGTTTCGGTTTCCAAAAAATATTTTAAGAAAGCAGTTGACCGTAATTATTTCAAAAGAGTTTTGCGTGAAACTTATAGGCTCAATAAGCATTTACTCTTAGACAATCTGGATCAGCCGTATTCATTTATGTTTTTTTACCAAAGCAAAGACCGTTTGACTTTTGAAGAAATCAATACTAAAACCGTGCAGTTATTTGAGAAATTTGTACAGCAGATAAAAAAAGAAGAATAG
- a CDS encoding DUF4349 domain-containing protein, producing the protein MKLKLIIALLIFAVLSCKKAEAEASQDSAITMVKLPAKKMISNDESISESPNIEDKVIEQKIIKNGNLRFETDNLETTYDQIKIAVKKGKAFIQNDSEGKDYGTIYRRITVRIPNQNFDSFIKDISTGVTYFDNKEISSEDVTEQYIDIDARLKAKKKLENRYLELLAKATKMSEMLAIEAQLSAIREEIEAKEGQLRYMQNKISLSTITVEFYKTIAEEKGVTISYGAKVWNSFKSGFYTISSFFLGLLEVWPFIILAVALFYFIRKRFKKKNI; encoded by the coding sequence ATGAAATTAAAATTAATAATTGCTCTTTTAATTTTCGCAGTCTTAAGTTGTAAAAAAGCCGAGGCAGAAGCTTCACAAGATTCAGCTATTACCATGGTAAAATTACCGGCAAAAAAAATGATTTCTAATGACGAAAGCATTTCTGAATCCCCAAATATCGAAGACAAAGTCATTGAACAAAAAATAATCAAAAACGGCAATCTTAGATTTGAAACAGACAACTTAGAGACAACTTATGATCAAATAAAAATTGCTGTAAAAAAAGGAAAGGCTTTCATTCAGAATGATAGTGAAGGAAAGGACTATGGCACTATTTACAGAAGAATAACGGTTCGTATCCCAAATCAAAACTTTGACTCTTTCATAAAAGACATTTCGACTGGAGTTACTTATTTTGACAATAAAGAGATTAGCTCTGAAGATGTCACCGAACAATATATCGACATTGACGCCCGATTGAAAGCCAAAAAAAAACTTGAAAACAGGTATCTTGAACTTTTGGCAAAAGCAACTAAAATGTCTGAAATGCTGGCTATTGAAGCGCAGCTTTCAGCTATCAGGGAAGAAATTGAAGCCAAAGAAGGGCAATTGAGATATATGCAAAATAAAATCTCATTGAGCACAATTACAGTTGAGTTCTATAAAACAATTGCAGAAGAAAAAGGGGTTACCATTTCTTATGGCGCCAAGGTATGGAATTCTTTCAAATCTGGATTTTATACTATTTCAAGCTTCTTTTTGGGATTACTGGAGGTTTGGCCTTTTATTATTTTAGCAGTTGCTCTATTTTATTTTATAAGAAAACGATTCAAGAAAAAAAACATATAA